The genomic DNA CGCACAACGTGCTGCTCATTACCGATGAGATTCAGACCGGACTGGGCCGCACTGGCAAGCTGCTGGCCACTGATTACGAAGAAGTTCGGGGTGATATTCTTATTCTGGGCAAGGCGCTGAGCGGCGGCGTGCTGCCCGTGTCGGCGGTGCTGGCCGATGATGCCATTATGCTCACCATCAAGCCCGGCCAGCACGGCTCCACGTTTGGCGGCAACCCGCTGGCCTGCGCCGTGATGCAGGCCGCGCTGGATGTGCTGCTGGAGGAAAAGCTGGCCGAAAACGCCTTCCTCCTGGGCGAGATTTTCCGCGACCGGATGCGCCAGGTGCAGGCCCGCCGCCCTGAGGTAGTGGCGCTGGTGCGCGGCCGCGGCCTGCTCAACGCGGTGGTTATCAAGCCCGCCGCCGACGGCCGCACCGCCTGGGACGTGTGCGTGAGCCTGATGGAACACGGCCTGCTCGCCAAGCCCACCCACGGCGACATCATCCGCTTTGCCCCGCCGCTGGTCATCACTGAAGAGCAGCTGCACGCGGCCTGTGATGTCATTGAGCAGGTGATTATGGCCTTTTAAGCGCAAGGTTTCGCAAGGGTAAAAGAGGTTGCGCGAAGTGTACCGAACCGCTACTACAGGCAGACAGCTAAGGCAGGACTTCGGCGCGCGAGGGGGGTAGGGAGTGGGGTGGGCGGCCACCAATTAGCGGAAACTACGGAATATCCGTACAGTCCACCTTAGGCTTCCTATCTGGCTTTTCTCTATGCACTTTGCTACGCGCTTTCGCTTGTTTTTTCTTGGTTTGCTGCCGCTGCTGGCTGGCTTTATGGCTAGCAGCTGCCAGAGCAGCCGGGCCGGCTTCTCCTTTCAGCCCGCGCCTTACCAAGCTGCTACGGCTGTAACGCCTGGGGTAGGTGCCACGCTGGTTGGCCCGGCGGCTCCGGCCGCAGCGCCGGAAATCGTTGTGGTCGGCCAAGCCCCTACCCCCCGCCCCGGCACCCAACGCCTGGCGCGGCTGGCGGCGGGGCTCCCGCGCCGGGCCGCCGCCCCAGCCGACCCGACTGTGGCCACGACAACGATGCTGCCGCAGCAGGCGCAACAGGCGCGCCACTTACCCCGCCTGTTGCGGCAGCGCGCCACCCACGGCGCGGCCGAAAATGGACTGGGCCGCGTGGCGCTGTTCTTTATTGGCGTGGCGCTGGCCGTGGTGGCCGGGCTGGCGGCGCTGTTTGCCCTCATTCCGGGTGTGAGCTTTTGGGGGGGGTAGGGCTGGCCGCGGCCGCGCTGGTCGTGCTCTTTCTGCTGTATAGCCTGGCAAGCGGCGGCAAGAAGAAAAAAGCCTGAGTGCAGGGTAAGCTTTGGCTTGCCGGGCGGGGGTAGGGCACTATACGCGGCAAGCTAAAGCTTACCCTACACGCACTTTTTGCGGGCGGCGAGGCGCACAAATGGCGCGGCCGGCTGTTCTTTGGGCTATGATTCCAACTCACCGCCCCCGCCGCAACCGTAAGTCGCAGGTAATCCGCGATATGGTGCAGGAAACGCGCCTCACCGCCCACGATTTTATCTGCCCGGTTTTTATTATTGAAGGCCAGAACCAGCGCCTCGAAGTGAAGTCAATGCCTGGCGTGTTCCGCTACTCGGCCGACCGCATTATCGACGAAATCGGCGCGGCCGTGGAATTGGGTATCAGTGCCTTCGCCCCATTTCCGGGGCTGAATGACGCGCTGAAAGACCCGCTGGCCCGCGAATCGACCAATATGGATGGCCTTTACCTGAAAACGGTGGCCGACATCAAGCGCCAGTTTTCCGACGTGGTCATTATGACTGACGTAGCAATGGACCCGTATTCTTCGGACGGCCACGACGGGGTAGTAAACCAGGAAACCGGCGAAATTCTCAACGATGCCTCGCTCGAAATACTGGGCCAGATGGCCTTGGCCCAGGCCCGCGCCGGGGCCGATATTATCGGGCCGAGCGACATGATGGATGGCCGCGTAGCCTGGATTCGGGATGTGCTCGACCGCAACGCGTTCTCGCACGTCAGCATCATGAGCTACACGGCCAAGTACGCGTCGGCCTTCTACGGCCCGTTCCGTGACGCTCTGGATTCGGCCCCTAAAAGAGGCGACAAGAAAAGCTACCAGATGAACCCCGCCAACCGCCTCGAAGCCCTGCGCGAACTGCAGCTCGATGAGGCCGAAGGCGCTGACATGGTGATGGTTAAGCCCGCGCTGAGCTACCTCGACATCATTCGGGAAGTCAAAAACAACACCAACCTGCCCGTGACGGCCTACAACGTGAGCGGCGAGTACGCAATGGTGAAAGCCGCCGCCCAAAACGGTTGGGTCGATGGCGAAAAAACCATGATGGAGGTGCTGCTGAGCATCAAGCGCGCCGGTGCCGACGCCATCCTGACCTATTTCGCCAAAGACGCGGCGGCGGTGTTGCGGCGGGACTTTTAGCGGTATCTTAGACGTATGAAAATATACACGTTGGAAGTACTGGAAACAGTTAATGAAGGCCTGGTGGCTGATATTCTGGCGGCTTTGCAAAAGCAGCACCTTATTGAGGTTATCGAAAGTCCGACGGTTGGCAATCCAGCGCTGCTTGGGGCCGCCGACATTGAGCAGGATATTCTGCTTGCTCGTCAGCAACCCGGTATTTCATTGGGTGAAGCACGGGCTCGCTTCAAGGTATGAGCGTGGCTGCGCTAACGCTGGTTGTTACTGCCAAATTTATGGACCGGGTAGCCGACACCGAGCAATATATTGGCCGGAGCAATGCTGCCCGCGGGCGGAATTTTGTGGCGGCGCTGTTCGATTTTTTGTACGATACCGTCCAGCCATTTCCGCTGGCATTTCCGGCCTATGTGTTGCCACAATACCCGAAACTGTCGTTGCGCCGGG from Hymenobacter psoromatis includes the following:
- a CDS encoding delta-aminolevulinic acid dehydratase; its protein translation is MIPTHRPRRNRKSQVIRDMVQETRLTAHDFICPVFIIEGQNQRLEVKSMPGVFRYSADRIIDEIGAAVELGISAFAPFPGLNDALKDPLARESTNMDGLYLKTVADIKRQFSDVVIMTDVAMDPYSSDGHDGVVNQETGEILNDASLEILGQMALAQARAGADIIGPSDMMDGRVAWIRDVLDRNAFSHVSIMSYTAKYASAFYGPFRDALDSAPKRGDKKSYQMNPANRLEALRELQLDEAEGADMVMVKPALSYLDIIREVKNNTNLPVTAYNVSGEYAMVKAAAQNGWVDGEKTMMEVLLSIKRAGADAILTYFAKDAAAVLRRDF